The following coding sequences are from one Oncorhynchus clarkii lewisi isolate Uvic-CL-2024 chromosome 20, UVic_Ocla_1.0, whole genome shotgun sequence window:
- the LOC139376426 gene encoding 3-phosphoinositide-dependent protein kinase 1-like: protein MARATSQIYDVVPIQSSVVICSCPHPSMVRNQPDSCSPLAIPGASSSHCTSMEGPTSESRAPGKPASLGAELRAQQAPQPRKKRPEDFKFGKILGEGSFSTVVLARERATAKEYAIKILEKRYIMKENKAQYVKRERDVMSNLDHPFFVKLYFTFQDDEKLYFGLSYAKNGELLKYIRKIGSFDETCTRFYSAEIVCALQYLHEKGIIHRDLKPENILLSEDMHIQITDFGTAKQLSSDGKQARANSFVGTAQYVSPELLTEKSACKSSDLWALGCIIYQLVAGLPPFRAGNEYLIFQKIIKLEYEFPEKFFPKAKDLVEQLLSLDPSKRIGCEDMGGYEPLRGHPFFETISWGDLHVQTPPKLTPYLPAMSEDDEDCYGNYDDLLSQFSSMQVAQSSSSHSLSTPETIPPAPQRSSSNIEQYIHDLDNNSFELDLLFSEEEKQLLLEKQTSRNPWHQFVENNLILKMGPVDKRKGLFARRRQLLLTEGPHLYYVDPVNKVLKGEIPWSPELRPEAKNFKTFFVHTPNRTYYLMDPSGNADKWCKKIQEVWRKIYHKHQNPGL, encoded by the exons ATGGCAAGGGCCACAAGTCAAATT TATGATGTTGTGCCCATTCAATCCAGCGTGGTCATCTGTTCCTGTCCACATCCATCAATGGTAAGAAATCAGCCTGACTCCTGCTCGCCACTTGCCATCCCAGGCGCAAGTAGCAGCCACTGTACCAGCATGGAGGGCCCAACTTCAGAGTCCCGGGCCCCGGGAAAACCTGCCAGCCTGGGCGCCGAGCTCCGGGCACAGCAGGCCCCTCAGCCGCGCAAGAAGAGGCCAGAGGACTTCAAATTCGGGAAGATACTGGGAGAGGGCTCCTTCTCAACC gTTGTCCTTGCAAGAGAACGTGCAACGGCAAAAGAATATGCAA TAAAAATTTTGGAGAAGCGGTATATTATGAAGGAGAACAAGGCGCAGTACGTGAAAAGAGAACGGGATGTGATGTCGAACCTAGATCATCCGTTCTTCGTCAAACTGTACTTTACATTTCAAGATGATGAAAAGTTGT ATTTTGGCCTTAGCTATGCTAAGAATGGAGAGCTTTTGAAATATATTCGCAAAATCGGTTCTTTTGATGAGACCTGCACTAGATTCTACTCGGCTGAAATTGTTTGTGCACTACAATATTTGCACGAGAAGGGGATAATTCACAG AGACCTTAAACCTGAGAATATTTTACTGAGCGAAGACATGCACATCCAAATAACAGACTTTGGAACAGCAAAGCAGTTATCTTCAGATGGCAAACAAG CAAGAGCAAACTCCTTTGTAGGAACTGCGCAGTACGTGTCTCCAGAGCTGCTGACAGAGAAATCGGCCTGCAAGAG CTCTGACCTCTGGGCATTGGGATGCATAATTTATCAGCTAGTGGCTGGGCTACCACCCTTCAGAGCTGG AAACGAGTACCTAATATTCCAGAAGATAATCAAGCTGGAGTATGAATTCCCTGAGAAGTTCTTTCCCAAAGCTAAGGATCTCGTTGAACAGCTTTTG TCGCTGGACCCCTCCAAGAGAATTGGTTGCGAGGATATGGGAGGGTACGAACCCCTGAGGGGACACCCGTTCTTCGAGACCATCTCTTGGGGAGACCTCCATGTGCAGACGCCCCCCAAGCTCACTCCATACCTGCCAGCCATGTCCGAGGATGACGAGGACTGCTATGGAAAC TACGATGACCTTCTGAGCCAGTTTAGCAGCATGCAGGTGGCCCAGTCCAGCTCGTCCCACTCGCTCTCCACGCCCGAGACCATTCCCCCAGCGCCACAGAGGTCCAGCAGCAACATCGAGCAGTACATCCATGACCTGGACAACAACTCGTTTGAGCTGGACCTGCTGTtctctgaggaggagaagcagctgctgctggaaaaacagaCAAGTAGGAACCCCTG GCACCAGTTTGTTGAGAATAATTTGATCCTGAAAATGGGCCCAGTGGATAAACGGAAG GGTCTGTTTGCTCGGCGGAGGCAGCTGCTCCTTACTGAAGGGCCACACCTGTACTACGTGGACCCTGTCAACAAGGTCCTGAAGGGGGAGATCCCCTGGTCCCCCGAGCTGCGCCCAGAGGCCAAGAACTTCAAGACCTTCTTTGTCCACACG CCCAATCGAACATACTATCTGATGGATCCCAGTGGAAACGCTGACAAGTGGTGTAAGAAGATCCAGGAAGTGTGGAGAAAGATCTACCACAAGCACCAGAATCCTGGCCTATAG